From Cyanobium sp. ATX 6F1, a single genomic window includes:
- a CDS encoding response regulator transcription factor yields the protein MKPCLLLIDDDLDFCQRMVAELNGAGFDTRYALDGIHGQALAHQLCPDLIMLDLMLPKVDGLTLCMRLKRDPRTTAVPLVILTSLRDISDKVSGFNAGADDYVIKPHDSEELIARLRALLRRSSGQSMPSLRGEVLTYGPLTLLLDRMEAMWFDRAIRLTRLELEVLHCLLQRHGQAVPPEEILAEVWGYEPDVNGIECLRVQIRHLRGKLEPDPHRPTYLKTMYGVGYCLDLPMEQQRFG from the coding sequence ATGAAACCCTGTCTGCTGCTGATCGACGACGATCTCGATTTCTGCCAGCGGATGGTGGCCGAACTCAATGGGGCCGGGTTCGACACCCGCTACGCCCTCGACGGCATCCATGGGCAGGCCTTGGCACACCAACTGTGCCCCGATCTGATCATGCTCGATCTGATGCTGCCGAAGGTGGACGGCCTCACCCTCTGCATGCGGCTGAAACGGGATCCGCGCACCACCGCTGTGCCGCTGGTGATTCTCACCTCCCTGCGGGACATCAGCGACAAGGTGAGCGGTTTCAATGCCGGCGCCGATGACTACGTGATCAAACCCCACGACAGCGAGGAGCTGATTGCCCGGCTGCGGGCCCTGCTGCGCCGCAGCAGCGGGCAGTCCATGCCTTCGCTGCGGGGAGAGGTGCTCACCTACGGGCCGCTCACCCTGTTGCTGGATCGCATGGAGGCGATGTGGTTCGACCGGGCGATCCGCCTCACCCGCCTGGAGCTGGAGGTGCTCCACTGCCTGCTCCAGCGCCATGGTCAGGCCGTTCCCCCCGAGGAAATCCTCGCGGAGGTCTGGGGCTATGAGCCGGATGTGAACGGCATCGAATGCCTGCGGGTGCAGATCCGCCACCTGCGCGGCAAGCTCGAACCCGACCCCCACCGGCCCACCTATCTCAAGACCATGTACGGCGTGGGCTACTGCCTGGATCTGCCCATGGAGCAGCAGCGCTTCGGCTGA
- the pstS gene encoding phosphate ABC transporter substrate-binding protein PstS: MTFAKKALTLSTLAALGVGASASAGPNLNGAGATFPAPLYQRWFADLAKAKDIQVNYQSVGSGAGVRQFIAGTVDFGATDEPIKASDAAKVKRGVVQFPAAGGTIAIAYNKPGCSLKLTQKQVAGIFMGTIKDWKELKCAPGKIAVAHRSDGSGTTFSFTNSLSSFSPEWKSKVGEGKSVNWPVGVGGKGNEGVAGVLTNTPGSIGYVSRAFVKGKIQAAAVQNKAGNFIKPDLKGGTAALNSITLDANLAGEDPNPAGAQAYPITTLTWILAYKSGNGAKAAALREAFLYTLSPKPQGLADDLGYVPLRDSILKKAKAAVGSIGS, encoded by the coding sequence ATGACCTTCGCCAAGAAGGCCCTGACTCTCTCCACCCTCGCCGCCCTCGGCGTTGGTGCCTCCGCTTCAGCGGGCCCCAACCTCAACGGCGCCGGTGCCACCTTCCCCGCGCCGCTCTACCAGCGCTGGTTCGCCGATCTGGCCAAGGCCAAGGACATTCAGGTCAACTATCAGTCGGTGGGCTCCGGCGCTGGTGTGCGTCAGTTCATTGCCGGCACCGTCGATTTCGGCGCCACCGATGAGCCGATCAAGGCCTCTGACGCCGCCAAGGTGAAGCGCGGCGTGGTGCAGTTCCCCGCCGCCGGCGGCACGATCGCCATCGCCTACAACAAGCCAGGCTGCAGCCTGAAGCTCACCCAGAAGCAGGTCGCTGGCATCTTCATGGGCACCATCAAGGACTGGAAGGAGCTCAAGTGCGCCCCGGGCAAGATTGCCGTGGCCCACCGCTCCGATGGCTCCGGCACCACCTTCTCGTTCACCAACTCCCTCTCCAGCTTCTCCCCTGAGTGGAAGAGCAAGGTGGGCGAAGGCAAGAGCGTGAACTGGCCCGTGGGGGTGGGCGGCAAGGGCAATGAGGGTGTGGCCGGGGTGCTCACCAACACCCCCGGTTCGATCGGCTATGTCAGCCGCGCCTTCGTCAAGGGCAAGATCCAGGCGGCCGCCGTTCAGAACAAGGCCGGCAACTTCATCAAGCCCGACCTCAAAGGTGGAACGGCCGCCCTCAACAGCATCACCCTGGATGCCAACCTGGCCGGTGAAGATCCCAATCCCGCCGGCGCCCAGGCCTACCCGATCACCACCCTCACCTGGATCCTGGCCTACAAGAGCGGTAACGGCGCCAAGGCTGCCGCCCTTCGCGAGGCCTTCCTTTACACCCTCAGCCCCAAACCCCAGGGTCTGGCCGATGATCTGGGCTACGTGCCCCTGCGCGACAGCATCTTGAAGAAGGCCAAGGCCGCCGTCGGCAGCATCGGTTCCTGA
- a CDS encoding TMEM165/GDT1 family protein yields MTSDPALAAFGSSFTAITLAELGDKTFFVALLLAARHRARWVFSGAFAALAVVTVISLALGYGLRSLLPPALVPWLAAALFGGFGLKLLIDAQGLGANAAAQEAEEAEELVEQAEARHPSATAWGVIRESFALVFIAELGDRTQFATIFLATGPGFGFAALLAGSLLGHALVTALAVGAGRWIGQRISERLLFQLSGGLFLVFALVALRQALA; encoded by the coding sequence ATGACCTCCGACCCGGCTCTTGCGGCCTTCGGCTCCAGCTTCACCGCCATCACCCTGGCGGAACTGGGCGACAAGACCTTCTTCGTGGCCCTGCTGCTGGCGGCCCGCCACCGGGCCCGCTGGGTGTTCAGCGGAGCCTTCGCCGCCCTGGCGGTGGTGACCGTGATCTCCCTGGCCCTCGGCTACGGCCTGCGCAGCCTGCTGCCGCCTGCCCTGGTGCCCTGGCTGGCGGCGGCGCTGTTCGGGGGCTTCGGCCTCAAGCTGTTGATCGATGCCCAGGGCCTGGGGGCAAACGCGGCCGCCCAGGAGGCGGAGGAGGCCGAAGAACTGGTGGAGCAGGCCGAAGCCCGTCATCCCTCGGCCACGGCCTGGGGCGTGATCCGCGAGTCGTTTGCGCTGGTGTTCATCGCCGAACTGGGGGATCGCACCCAGTTCGCCACGATCTTTCTGGCCACAGGCCCCGGCTTCGGCTTCGCCGCCCTGCTGGCGGGCAGCCTGCTGGGCCACGCCCTGGTCACCGCCCTGGCGGTGGGGGCGGGCCGCTGGATCGGCCAGCGGATCAGCGAACGGCTGCTGTTCCAGCTCAGCGGTGGATTGTTCCTCGTCTTCGCGCTGGTGGCCCTGCGCCAAGCCCTCGCCTGA
- a CDS encoding DHA2 family efflux MFS transporter permease subunit — translation MASSLANSLAAAPGKTPLTPAVWLIIATASLGAFLEVLDTSIVNVALTSIQANLGATLAEVGWVVTGYAIANVVILPLTAFLADGFGRRSYFVFSLAGFTAASVLCGLAPNLPVLVASRILQGLLGGGLLAKAQAILFEAVPKDRQGFAQAIFGLGIITGPALGPTFGGYLTDLLGWRWIFLINLPFGILAVLMALRSLPADEPKPPPALASVDWIGIALLTGVMASLQVVLEQGEQYAWFEDTGIVALTLTFVIALPLFIAWELSRERPAVDLRVLRHRSLAVGSLFSMIVGLGLYGTVFLIPIYAQSVLHITAIQTGLLVLPGALASGATMLVLSKKVQQIDPRKAIAAGSLITSLVMFALASINPGTGEDALFWPLIFRGIGTVLMFLPLSLAALGDLPPEEINAGSGFYNLTRQLGGSFGIALLTSQLSHHEAQHRARLTEAAGALDIGLRERLEQLQLVLQQQGVDPELAARRALKLVDTSINGQAALLAYGDVFHLLALVFLAAIPLVLLLRAPRRLQP, via the coding sequence ATGGCCTCCTCCCTGGCCAACTCCCTGGCCGCCGCTCCCGGGAAAACCCCGCTGACGCCAGCGGTCTGGCTGATCATCGCCACCGCCTCACTCGGGGCGTTCCTGGAGGTGCTGGACACCAGCATCGTCAACGTGGCCCTGACCAGCATTCAGGCCAACCTGGGGGCCACCCTGGCGGAGGTGGGCTGGGTGGTGACCGGCTACGCGATCGCCAACGTGGTGATCCTCCCCCTCACCGCCTTCCTTGCCGATGGCTTCGGCCGGCGCAGCTACTTCGTGTTCTCCCTGGCGGGCTTCACCGCCGCCTCGGTGCTCTGCGGCCTGGCCCCCAACCTGCCGGTGCTGGTGGCGTCGCGGATTCTCCAGGGGCTGCTGGGGGGCGGCCTGCTGGCCAAGGCCCAGGCCATCTTGTTTGAGGCGGTTCCGAAGGACCGCCAGGGGTTCGCCCAGGCGATCTTCGGGCTGGGGATCATCACCGGCCCCGCCCTGGGTCCCACCTTCGGGGGTTACCTCACCGATCTGCTGGGCTGGCGCTGGATCTTTCTGATCAACCTGCCCTTCGGCATCCTGGCGGTGCTGATGGCCCTGCGCTCCCTGCCGGCAGATGAACCCAAACCGCCACCGGCCCTGGCCTCCGTCGACTGGATCGGCATCGCCCTGCTCACCGGCGTGATGGCTTCGCTCCAGGTGGTGCTGGAGCAGGGGGAGCAATACGCCTGGTTCGAAGACACAGGCATCGTCGCCCTGACGCTCACCTTTGTGATCGCCCTGCCGCTGTTCATCGCCTGGGAGCTGAGCCGCGAGCGGCCGGCGGTGGACCTGCGGGTGCTGCGCCACCGCAGCCTGGCGGTGGGCAGCCTGTTTTCGATGATCGTCGGCTTGGGGCTCTACGGCACCGTCTTTCTGATCCCGATCTATGCCCAGTCGGTGCTGCACATCACGGCCATCCAGACGGGTCTGCTGGTGCTGCCCGGGGCCCTGGCCTCCGGCGCCACGATGCTGGTGCTGAGCAAGAAGGTGCAACAGATTGACCCCCGCAAGGCGATCGCCGCCGGCAGCCTCATCACCAGCCTGGTGATGTTCGCCCTGGCCTCGATCAACCCCGGCACCGGCGAAGACGCCCTGTTCTGGCCGCTGATCTTCCGGGGCATCGGCACGGTGCTGATGTTCCTGCCCCTGAGCCTGGCGGCCCTGGGGGATCTGCCCCCCGAGGAGATCAACGCCGGCAGCGGCTTCTACAACCTCACCCGCCAGCTGGGGGGCAGCTTCGGCATCGCCCTGCTCACCTCCCAGCTGAGCCACCACGAGGCCCAGCACCGGGCCCGGCTCACCGAGGCCGCCGGCGCCCTCGACATCGGGCTGAGGGAACGCCTGGAGCAGCTGCAGCTGGTGCTCCAGCAGCAGGGGGTGGATCCGGAGCTGGCCGCCCGGCGCGCCCTGAAGCTGGTGGATACGAGCATCAACGGCCAGGCGGCCCTGCTGGCCTACGGCGATGTCTTCCACCTGTTGGCGCTGGTGTTCCTGGCGGCCATCCCCCTGGTGTTGCTGCTGCGCGCCCCCCGCCGCCTGCAGCCATGA
- a CDS encoding Fe2+-dependent dioxygenase, with product MRFELEALLSPEAASTLLAALQAEQGAWLAGSATAGWHARQVKRNRQLDRASALHRSLANQVSAALLAQPLLQSAALPVRVHGLLFSRSGPADGYGRHVDNAFMEGGRSDLSFTLFLSAPDHYEGGALVLEQPHGEEAFRLPAGHALVYPSTLLHRVEPVSAGERLVAVGWIQSRVRSAEQRELLFELDTARRTLFAGGGKGEVFDLLCRSYSNLLRMWGE from the coding sequence ATGCGTTTTGAGCTCGAAGCCCTGCTGAGCCCCGAGGCGGCCTCCACGCTGCTGGCGGCGTTGCAGGCCGAGCAAGGGGCCTGGTTGGCGGGGAGCGCCACCGCCGGCTGGCACGCCCGCCAGGTGAAGCGCAACCGGCAGCTGGATCGGGCCAGCGCCCTGCACCGGTCCCTGGCGAATCAGGTGAGCGCAGCCTTGCTGGCCCAGCCGCTGCTGCAGTCGGCGGCTTTGCCGGTGCGGGTCCATGGGTTGCTGTTCAGCCGCAGCGGCCCCGCTGACGGCTACGGCCGCCACGTGGACAACGCCTTCATGGAGGGGGGCCGCTCCGATCTCTCGTTCACGCTGTTTCTCTCCGCTCCCGACCACTACGAAGGCGGTGCGCTGGTGCTGGAGCAACCCCACGGAGAGGAGGCGTTCCGGCTGCCGGCGGGCCATGCCCTTGTGTATCCCAGCACCCTGCTGCACCGGGTGGAGCCGGTGAGCGCCGGTGAGCGGCTGGTGGCGGTGGGCTGGATCCAGAGCCGGGTGCGCAGCGCCGAGCAACGGGAGCTGCTGTTCGAGCTCGATACGGCCCGGCGGACCCTGTTCGCGGGCGGCGGCAAGGGCGAGGTGTTCGACCTGCTCTGCCGCAGCTACAGCAACCTGCTGCGGATGTGGGGAGAGTGA
- the feoB gene encoding ferrous iron transport protein B: MSRRAMGPATTSPPASPPAAPRASGPGPESTAIPQGSEPQGADRRPCVALLGMPNTGKSTFFTRLTGAHAQIGNWPGLTVDLMQAQLELGGQMVRVVDLPGIYDLRGYSEDELLVRGFLERTPLDLVLVILNASQIDRQLQLVLQARSLGLPVLVLLNMVDEARRFGLTIDDGALSRELGLPVFPISAKYGTGFAAVRAALEARLTVGDPPVCCLDPGRFLLDDPALDAALAPLLEAAVRLPDRLKDATTRRLDALLLHPLLGLPLFFGAMFLMFQGIYALGVPLQTGLATVLNGLGAQLLRPLLGGLPPFLSGFLIDGLYQGIGTVAAFLPVIFLFFLAMGVVEDSGYLSRAAFLMDGLMERLGLDGRSFVLSLMGFGCNVPALLGTRVMRSSGLRLLSMLVIPFSLCSARLNVFLFMSAALFAPSQGALVIFSLYLLSFVAMIVTAALFKGSFSSDEPLILELPPYRFPTAAQMLNRAWCEVRHFWIWSRRFIIFGVVAIWLMNNLPVGVPPASAGTLSGMLGQALQPVLAPIGINPKLTVALLFGFIAKEIVLGGLAVIYTQADPVRLGQALALDLDWAQAYSFMIFTLLYTPCLSTVAVIRSESKNWRFTAFAVFWSLLLAWLSSFVFYQTVLWLRG; this comes from the coding sequence ATGAGCCGGCGCGCCATGGGCCCCGCCACCACATCGCCACCCGCCTCGCCACCTGCTGCCCCCCGTGCTTCCGGGCCAGGCCCTGAATCGACGGCGATCCCCCAGGGTTCCGAGCCCCAGGGAGCCGATCGCCGCCCCTGTGTGGCCCTGCTGGGGATGCCCAACACGGGCAAATCCACCTTCTTCACCCGGCTCACCGGCGCCCATGCCCAGATCGGCAATTGGCCCGGGCTCACGGTCGATCTGATGCAGGCCCAGCTGGAGCTGGGCGGCCAGATGGTGCGGGTGGTGGATCTGCCGGGGATCTACGACCTGCGCGGCTACTCCGAAGACGAGCTGCTGGTTCGGGGGTTCCTGGAGCGCACCCCGCTGGATCTGGTGCTGGTGATCCTCAACGCCAGCCAGATCGACCGACAGCTGCAGCTTGTGCTCCAGGCCCGCAGCCTGGGGCTGCCGGTGTTGGTGCTGCTGAACATGGTCGATGAGGCCCGCCGCTTTGGCCTCACGATTGACGATGGCGCCCTGAGCAGGGAGCTGGGCCTGCCGGTGTTCCCGATCAGCGCCAAGTACGGCACGGGATTCGCCGCCGTCCGAGCGGCGCTCGAGGCCCGGCTGACGGTGGGGGACCCGCCGGTGTGCTGCCTCGATCCCGGCCGCTTCCTGCTCGATGATCCGGCACTCGATGCCGCCCTGGCGCCCCTGCTGGAGGCCGCCGTGCGGCTGCCCGATCGCCTCAAGGACGCCACCACCCGCCGCCTGGACGCGCTGCTGCTGCATCCGCTGCTGGGGCTGCCTCTGTTTTTTGGGGCGATGTTCCTGATGTTCCAGGGCATCTACGCCCTGGGGGTGCCGCTGCAGACGGGGCTCGCCACCGTGCTCAACGGCCTTGGCGCCCAGCTGCTGCGGCCCTTGCTGGGCGGCCTTCCCCCCTTCCTGAGCGGCTTCCTGATCGATGGCCTTTACCAGGGCATCGGCACGGTGGCGGCGTTCCTGCCGGTGATCTTCCTGTTCTTCCTGGCCATGGGAGTGGTGGAAGACAGCGGCTACCTCTCGCGGGCGGCCTTCCTGATGGACGGCCTGATGGAGCGCCTCGGGCTCGATGGCCGCTCCTTCGTGCTCTCCCTGATGGGCTTCGGCTGCAATGTGCCGGCACTGCTCGGTACCCGGGTGATGCGCTCCAGTGGCCTGCGCCTGCTCTCGATGCTGGTGATTCCGTTCTCGCTGTGCTCGGCGCGCCTGAATGTGTTCCTGTTCATGAGCGCGGCCCTCTTTGCCCCGAGCCAGGGAGCCCTGGTGATCTTCAGCCTCTACCTGCTCAGTTTCGTGGCGATGATCGTCACGGCGGCCCTGTTCAAAGGCAGCTTCAGCAGCGATGAGCCGCTGATCCTGGAACTACCGCCCTATCGCTTCCCCACCGCGGCCCAGATGCTCAACCGGGCCTGGTGCGAAGTGCGCCATTTCTGGATCTGGTCGCGGCGGTTCATCATCTTCGGGGTGGTGGCGATCTGGTTGATGAACAACCTGCCCGTGGGGGTTCCCCCCGCCAGTGCCGGCACCCTCTCGGGGATGCTCGGCCAGGCACTGCAACCGGTGCTGGCCCCGATCGGCATCAACCCCAAGCTCACCGTGGCGCTGCTGTTCGGCTTCATCGCCAAGGAGATCGTGCTCGGGGGGCTGGCGGTGATCTACACCCAGGCCGACCCGGTGCGGCTGGGTCAGGCCCTGGCCCTGGACCTCGACTGGGCCCAGGCCTATAGCTTCATGATCTTCACCCTGCTCTACACCCCGTGCCTGTCGACGGTGGCGGTGATCCGCAGCGAATCGAAGAACTGGCGGTTCACGGCCTTTGCGGTGTTCTGGTCGCTGCTGCTGGCCTGGTTGAGCAGCTTCGTGTTCTACCAAACGGTGCTGTGGCTGAGGGGCTGA
- a CDS encoding FAD-dependent oxidoreductase, with protein sequence MNSPQSAPVVIVGAGPAGASLALQLARAGVPVTLIEAAKEFSRQFRGEALMPSGLGALAAMGLEALLAELPQRTLEGWSFKIEGRELFSADEPLGSARPCTLVAQGPLLEALVEQARALPGFTWLPGTAVADLIEHGGRISGVRLADGRCLEAALVVGSDGRRSLVRQRAGLALDALGSAIDVLWFRLPSAPEFERPNRFTTLVAQGQICSLFAGTTPGELQLGWVVSKGKAAATTDQRGPQDWCEAFAQLAPEPLARHLRQQAGALVGPVRLNVEVGRCPLWQRRGLLLLGDAAHPMSPVRAQGLNMALRDSLVAARLLTPLWSGGGPDPAALDGVLESIQAARFPEISGVQGLQAQEAARGELLRSQGALRCALALGAPLAGVLLKRHWIHQQRVLRDGLPLPSCVGS encoded by the coding sequence ATGAACTCCCCTCAATCGGCGCCGGTGGTGATCGTGGGGGCGGGTCCGGCCGGCGCCAGCCTGGCCCTGCAACTGGCCCGCGCCGGCGTGCCCGTCACCTTGATCGAGGCTGCCAAGGAGTTCAGCCGTCAGTTCCGCGGCGAAGCGTTGATGCCCTCAGGCCTGGGCGCCCTCGCCGCCATGGGGCTGGAGGCGCTGCTGGCGGAGTTGCCGCAACGCACTCTGGAGGGCTGGAGTTTCAAGATCGAAGGCCGGGAGCTGTTCAGCGCCGATGAACCGCTCGGTTCGGCCCGCCCCTGCACCCTGGTGGCCCAGGGGCCCCTGCTGGAGGCCCTGGTGGAGCAGGCCCGTGCGCTGCCGGGCTTCACCTGGCTGCCGGGCACGGCCGTGGCCGATCTGATCGAGCATGGGGGTCGGATCAGCGGCGTGCGCCTGGCCGATGGCCGCTGCCTGGAGGCCGCCCTGGTGGTGGGCAGCGATGGGCGCCGCTCACTGGTGCGCCAACGGGCCGGCCTGGCCCTCGACGCCCTGGGCTCAGCGATCGATGTGCTCTGGTTCCGGCTGCCGAGTGCGCCTGAATTCGAGCGACCGAACCGGTTCACCACCCTGGTGGCCCAAGGGCAGATCTGCAGCCTGTTCGCCGGCACCACCCCGGGGGAGCTGCAGCTGGGCTGGGTGGTGAGCAAGGGCAAGGCGGCCGCGACCACGGACCAGCGAGGGCCCCAGGACTGGTGCGAAGCCTTTGCCCAACTGGCCCCCGAACCCCTGGCCCGACACCTGCGCCAGCAGGCCGGGGCCCTGGTGGGCCCGGTGCGGCTGAACGTGGAGGTGGGCCGCTGTCCCCTGTGGCAGCGGCGCGGGCTGCTGCTGCTGGGCGATGCGGCCCACCCGATGAGTCCGGTGCGTGCCCAGGGGCTGAACATGGCCCTGCGGGACAGCCTGGTGGCCGCCCGGTTGCTGACCCCGCTCTGGTCAGGCGGTGGGCCGGATCCGGCCGCCCTCGATGGGGTCCTGGAGAGCATCCAGGCGGCCCGGTTCCCTGAGATCAGTGGCGTTCAGGGTCTGCAGGCCCAGGAGGCGGCCCGGGGAGAGCTGCTGCGCTCCCAGGGCGCCCTGCGCTGCGCTCTCGCCTTGGGAGCGCCCCTGGCGGGAGTGCTGCTGAAACGCCACTGGATCCACCAGCAGCGTGTGCTCCGCGACGGTCTGCCGTTGCCCAGCTGCGTGGGATCCTGA
- a CDS encoding cation diffusion facilitator family transporter, whose translation MPPSHTHEHEHDNSHPAVGIQQQPHPRQHEHKPGSAAAFRWSIVLNSALSGLQLAIGFGFGSLALIGDAVHNLGDVAGLLLGWGAERLSARPASARFTYGYGRSTQLASLVNAVLILMAAAVVIVEALQRLGRPVEMSTGPVAWAAAAGIVVNLLSARLFGHGHQHDLNRRAAVVHLLTDAAVSAAVLGSVLLVSLTGWTVLDSITAIGVGVAVAWSGWSLLKESLAVALDGVPREIDRQTVEATMLELPGVIEVHHLHIWGMSTSQNALTAHIIRTPGAGDDMALLHEAKRRLAALGIAHSTLQLEPPPSLHPADPPS comes from the coding sequence ATGCCCCCCTCCCACACCCACGAGCACGAGCACGACAACAGCCATCCCGCCGTGGGGATCCAGCAGCAGCCCCACCCCCGCCAGCACGAGCACAAACCCGGTTCAGCGGCGGCCTTCCGCTGGAGCATCGTCCTCAACAGTGCCCTCTCGGGTCTGCAGCTGGCGATCGGCTTCGGCTTCGGCTCCCTCGCCCTGATCGGTGACGCCGTCCACAACCTCGGCGACGTGGCCGGGCTGCTGCTGGGCTGGGGGGCTGAGCGGCTGAGCGCCAGGCCCGCCAGCGCGCGCTTCACCTACGGCTACGGCCGCAGCACCCAGCTGGCCTCCCTGGTGAATGCGGTGCTGATCCTGATGGCCGCCGCGGTGGTGATCGTCGAAGCGCTGCAGCGGCTTGGGCGGCCAGTGGAGATGTCCACCGGGCCCGTGGCCTGGGCCGCCGCCGCCGGCATCGTCGTCAACCTGCTCTCGGCCCGCCTGTTCGGCCATGGGCACCAGCACGACCTCAACCGCCGCGCCGCCGTGGTGCACCTGCTCACCGATGCGGCCGTTTCGGCGGCGGTGCTGGGCAGCGTGCTGCTGGTGAGCCTGACCGGTTGGACGGTGCTCGATTCGATCACCGCGATCGGCGTGGGCGTGGCGGTGGCCTGGAGCGGCTGGTCACTGCTGAAGGAATCCCTGGCGGTGGCCCTCGACGGGGTGCCCCGGGAGATTGATCGCCAGACGGTGGAGGCGACCATGCTGGAGCTGCCGGGGGTGATCGAGGTGCACCACCTGCACATCTGGGGCATGAGCACCTCCCAGAACGCCCTCACCGCCCACATCATTCGCACGCCCGGCGCGGGCGACGACATGGCCTTGCTGCATGAGGCCAAACGCCGGCTGGCGGCCCTGGGGATCGCCCACAGCACCCTGCAGCTGGAGCCTCCCCCAAGCCTCCACCCAGCTGATCCACCCAGCTGA
- a CDS encoding Crp/Fnr family transcriptional regulator, which translates to MVATPPRDAGRSDGLREVLESSYQKRNLVHLSTGSSVPLLKNTIWLVVRGMVKLGAVSIHGDELLLGLAGPNEPFGDPLTNVEAYEAITLCETDLLCLSCAEIEQSPHLAMALMQAVSSRYRQAEVLLALLGLRRVEERVRGFLELLAQEYGQPCDTGLRLNLRLTHQELASALSTTRVTVTRVIGLLRDEGWLSIDAQRHLVITHLPRAATALRY; encoded by the coding sequence ATGGTTGCGACACCGCCCCGTGATGCGGGCCGCAGTGATGGCCTGCGCGAGGTTCTCGAATCCAGTTACCAGAAGCGCAATCTTGTTCATCTGAGCACCGGCAGTTCCGTGCCACTGCTCAAGAACACCATCTGGCTGGTGGTGCGGGGCATGGTGAAGCTGGGGGCCGTCTCCATCCATGGCGATGAACTGCTTCTCGGTCTGGCGGGGCCGAATGAGCCCTTCGGTGATCCGCTCACCAATGTGGAGGCCTACGAGGCGATCACCCTCTGTGAGACCGATCTGCTCTGCCTCTCCTGCGCCGAGATCGAGCAGAGCCCCCATCTGGCGATGGCGCTGATGCAGGCGGTCTCCAGCCGTTACCGCCAGGCCGAAGTGCTGCTGGCGCTGCTCGGTCTGCGTCGGGTGGAGGAGCGGGTGCGGGGGTTCCTGGAACTGCTGGCCCAGGAGTACGGCCAGCCCTGCGACACCGGCCTGCGCCTCAACCTGCGGCTCACCCACCAGGAACTGGCCAGCGCCCTGAGCACCACCCGGGTGACGGTGACCCGGGTGATCGGGCTGCTGCGGGATGAGGGCTGGCTCAGCATCGATGCCCAACGGCATCTGGTGATCACCCATCTGCCCCGGGCGGCGACGGCGCTACGATACTGA
- a CDS encoding CHAD domain-containing protein, which translates to MSAPAAPEPAAIDRHLSAGAYAADRLAVALKRIVALHAEVLADEDPEPLHQLRVTMRRLRTVLVQFERALVLPEAVSEERIARVARRLGVARDLDVLRDRLDHDLQPLLSAPERERFKPILKRLRRDRRLAFLDLEHQLKRGRYLAMLGALQGWLRQPRFTPLGQEPAIDWLGEWPAPCLSGLMTHPGWWAADPHRDATVLHDLRKRVKGARYGLENLAPLLGGRPSGWIERFKAVQGCLGDLQDLQVLRAALGEQLERPLAEVLPSLAVELERREGLNWGRWRLLAQEALDPKERRKLNQILSAG; encoded by the coding sequence ATGAGTGCCCCAGCAGCTCCTGAGCCGGCGGCGATCGATCGCCACCTGAGCGCCGGTGCCTATGCCGCCGATCGCCTCGCCGTAGCCCTCAAGCGCATCGTCGCCCTCCACGCCGAGGTGCTCGCCGATGAGGACCCTGAACCCCTGCATCAATTGCGCGTGACCATGCGCCGGCTGCGCACGGTCCTGGTGCAGTTCGAGCGGGCCCTGGTGCTGCCCGAGGCCGTCAGTGAGGAGCGGATCGCCCGGGTGGCCCGCCGGCTGGGGGTGGCGCGGGATCTCGATGTGCTCCGCGATCGCCTCGATCACGACCTGCAACCGTTGCTGAGCGCGCCGGAGCGGGAACGCTTCAAGCCGATCCTCAAGCGCCTGCGCCGCGACCGCCGGCTGGCCTTCCTCGATCTTGAGCACCAGCTCAAGCGCGGCCGCTACCTGGCGATGCTCGGGGCCCTCCAGGGCTGGTTGCGCCAACCGCGCTTCACCCCCCTGGGGCAGGAGCCCGCCATCGACTGGCTGGGGGAATGGCCGGCGCCCTGCCTCAGCGGCTTGATGACCCATCCGGGCTGGTGGGCCGCCGATCCCCACCGGGACGCCACGGTGCTCCACGATCTGCGCAAACGGGTCAAGGGGGCCCGCTACGGCCTGGAGAACCTGGCACCGCTGCTCGGGGGGCGCCCCAGCGGTTGGATCGAGCGCTTCAAGGCCGTTCAGGGCTGCCTGGGGGATCTCCAGGATCTGCAGGTGTTGCGAGCAGCCCTGGGTGAGCAACTTGAAAGGCCCCTGGCCGAGGTGCTGCCGAGCCTGGCCGTTGAGCTGGAGCGGCGCGAGGGGCTCAACTGGGGCCGCTGGAGGCTCCTGGCCCAGGAGGCCCTCGATCCCAAGGAGCGGCGAAAGCTCAATCAAATCTTGAGCGCGGGTTAA
- a CDS encoding ferrous iron transport protein A, producing MGLPPAGQALSLARLAVGRSGRILAVAAEAGLSQRLSALGLCKGRTVQVLRRAWWSGPLHVRVGMTELMLRRCDAECIRMETCENGA from the coding sequence ATGGGCCTCCCTCCAGCGGGCCAAGCCCTGTCCCTCGCCCGTCTGGCGGTGGGACGGTCGGGACGGATCCTTGCGGTGGCGGCTGAAGCGGGCTTGTCGCAGCGGCTGAGTGCCCTCGGGCTCTGCAAGGGCCGCACGGTGCAGGTGCTGCGGCGGGCCTGGTGGTCCGGTCCGCTGCATGTGCGCGTCGGCATGACCGAGCTGATGCTGCGCCGCTGCGACGCCGAGTGCATCCGCATGGAAACTTGCGAGAATGGAGCATGA